CGCAGTTCCCAGTTTCTTTTGATAACGATGCTTCAGTCGTTTCATTTGTTTGCCGTCCATCTGCAGCAAGACTGAATCTACCCATGCATGTTTCTTGACAGCAACGAGCTGGTTGGCCAGTTTGCGCTCCAGAACGGTAACTTCAGAGGTCAGAAAGGCGTTGTCAACTTGAAATTGACGCAAGTCGCTTTCTTTCGCTTCCGACAAGTAGGTTCCTGGAGGCGCCGCCACGGCGTCGCGGACAGCTTGGGTTTCTGGAAAGTCCGGAAGAGTCACAATCAAGTTGCTCGGCTCGACTGGTTCCTGAAACTGTTTCACAAGCAGCTGATGTTTTTTGACGCGAGACTCATTCTTGGAAACCACTTGCCAATTCATTTTACCTTCTAGAACGCGTGCGGCTTCCTGTATATCCCTCACTTCCTGCTGCAATTGAATTTCCCGAGCAGCCTTGAGGCGGGAGGCTTCAATCAATCGAACGTGATACGAGGTTGCCATGATTCGTTTTTCCTCCTCAGCCGCCCGGAGTTGGGCTACAAGAGCGTTTTCCGCTTCTAGTGTGATCTCAAGCAGTCGTTGGAGTTTCGCAACTCGAAGATTCTCCATGAGCTCCGGATTCTTCTTTGCCAGTTCGGGATAGTGCTCCAGAAACGTCGCAAAAGCGTCCTCGTACTTTTCGACGAAAATCAGATCGATCTCTTCACCATCCGAATCGGACACAAACTGGAGCTCTGTATCTGCGACTGAATGCTCAGTATCCTTAAAGGTAACGACATGCTGTGGGGATGAAGATTCAGGTGATGTTGCCGACGCGGTGGTTTTGTGCGGTGATTGCCAACTCTCTGGACGTGAAGTGGTGGATTCCGTGGAAATGATTTTTCGAAACTCGACTTCGATTGTGCTGTCGAAACTGGCATCTACCCGGGCTAAATCGTGGGACTCCTTCGTTGACTCGACGGCAGAATGAGGATTGACTGTATCACACACTTCTGGTCCGGCGAGCGTAGAGAAATCGGGGCCGGCTGCGTCACTTGTGACTATTTCTACGGCGGTCATTGCCTCTGGTGGTGATGATTCAGTTTGGACTCTTGCTGTATAGATTGTGGTTTGTTCGACAACTCTTCCAGAGGCTGCCTCCGTCATTGTCCCGTTCGGCAGTTTGGTATTTTCGTGTGGAATCCATGTGGTAATATCCGCAAGATGTTCGCCCGACGGCACCGCGGTGCTCCCCGTAGTACCGCTGGCCGCCGCCACAGTCTCCCGTCCCGCTCTGGCGGAATGCGTttcatcgtcgtccgtgTGCACGGGAACTTGGACAATCACCGTAACTGGCCCTCCCGATTCACTGTCGTCATCGTTTTCATCGCCCGTATCCTCCGTTCCTTCTTCCCCGTAGTATCCTGCATCTTCGTTACTAGTGTCCGATTCGATCGCCAACGATTGCTCGTGGACAAGTTCGACCTCGTCTCGGTATCCGCTACCGTCGTGTTCCggatcatcgtcgtcgcttggCGTCGTATCTATGGTATGTGCAAACATGCGCACGggccgtcgtcgtcgctgtgCTTGCCTTTCATGATCCATAGCATCGTCATGGTCGTCAACCCGGGCCATGTCCGTCATGGCGGTgagttcgtcgtcgtcgtgcaaACTTTTCGGAGGCCAGACGGTCCCCGTAGTCCACGTGTCCAAGTTGTTAATTTCCGTCGTCGAGACGGGTTCGGTTCCCAGACTCGCGTCATTTGTGTGACTGCTGTAGGTGTAGTCGAAATAGGAAGACTGGGTCTCTTCGTCGGCAGTATTGAGCGTGTGCGTTGTGGCACTGCGGGCGGAGGTTGGGGCGTAGGAAACTCCCGGCGCATCGATCCAATCATGGCGTGAGTGCAACTCTTCGGAAATCGTTTCTTCGTTGGAAGAATTCGGGAGCGTATCGTTCTCATCCAATGTGCGGGAATCCGGCTCGGGCAGCGCCATGGAATGTGTTTT
The genomic region above belongs to Phaeodactylum tricornutum CCAP 1055/1 chromosome 16, whole genome shotgun sequence and contains:
- a CDS encoding predicted protein encodes the protein MRFPVYSFPWKGALAAASPNVCPAVRAPSQRFSRPLPTQPSPRLRDWFGFGEDSRQTDFPSVTKYQATFFPRVLSLTLAHPKAAYRGQCGIVLFLSHTVSSSLSVPVIRVTLVCRTEPDPAQSHTMGNAASHEERGTSVSTTTPVNTPTNATTHTLNTADEETQSSYFDYTYSSHTNDASLGTEPVSTTEINNLDTWTTGTVWPPKSLHDDDELTAMTDMARVDDHDDAMDHERQAQRRRRPVRMFAHTIDTTPSDDDDPEHDGSGYRDEVELVHEQSLAIESDTSNEDAGYYGEEGTEDTGDENDDDSESGGPVTVIVQVPVHTDDDETHSARAGRETVAAASGTTGSTAVPSGEHLADITTWIPHENTKLPNGTMTEAASGRVVEQTTIYTARVQTESSPPEAMTAVEIVTSDAAGPDFSTLAGPEVCDTVNPHSAVESTKESHDLARVDASFDSTIEVEFRKIISTESTTSRPESWQSPHKTTASATSPESSSPQHVVTFKDTEHSVADTELQFVSDSDGEEIDLIFVEKYEDAFATFLEHYPELAKKNPELMENLRVAKLQRLLEITLEAENALVAQLRAAEEEKRIMATSYHVRLIEASRLKAAREIQLQQEVRDIQEAARVLEGKMNWQVVSKNESRVKKHQLLVKQFQEPVEPSNLIVTLPDFPETQAVRDAVAAPPGTYLSEAKESDLRQFQVDNAFLTSEVTVLERKLANQLVAVKKHAWVDSVLLQMDGKQMKRLKHRYQKKLGTAF